A genomic segment from Salvia splendens isolate huo1 chromosome 13, SspV2, whole genome shotgun sequence encodes:
- the LOC121760270 gene encoding rhodanese-like domain-containing protein 7 has translation MLSSSSSTTSIIPNPSLAMTKSNAELPSKSTNFPHFPDSAQPPFPSPTIHRSQSFATRSFSIGATAPDAAESLECPLVVVSFYKFADFPDHADLRKPLKELCERLRVSGGIILAPEGINGSICGTCDSVEEVLNFIQADERLKGLRCIESPVSPEEEAIHHGHMESSPLAAGEDAPFRWDHVRVKLKKEIVTLGMPSVSPTERVGTYVSPVEWNNLISDPDTVVIDVRNDYETRIGKFKRAVDPCTTAFREFPTWVDDSFKLNEPDDAVGQADSEQTIDEQTEKKMPRVAMYCTGGIRCEKASSFLLSRGFKEVYHLRGGILKYLEEVPKDKSLWEGECFVFDKRVSVEHGLVQGTYKLCYGCKKPVSDADMEAPEWEYGVCCPYCHSSKSEEEKERGRARQRQFERFGIIGGPHKGRKPIKTAQTPESKSNQMSSSI, from the exons ATgctatcttcatcttcttccacCACTTCAATTATCCCAAATCCTTCTCTCGCCATGACTAAATCCAATGCAGAATTACCCTCCAAATCTACAAATTTTCCTCATTTTCCTGATTCTGCTCAACCCCCTTTCCCCTCACCTACTATCCATCGCTCTCAAAGCTTCGCTACTAGAAGCTTCTCAATTGGCGCGACTGCCCCAGACGCTGCAGAAAGCTTGGAGTGTCCATTGGTGGTGGTTTCGTTCTACAAGTTTGCTGATTTCCCGGACCATGCTGATTTACGGAAGCCGCTGAAAGAGCTCTGTGAGCGGCTG CGTGTGTCAGGGGGCATAATACTTGCACCAGAAGGGATCAACGGAAGTATATGCGGAACCTGTGATTCTGTAGAAGAAGTGCTTAATTTCATCCAGGCTGATGAACGGTTAAAGGGGCTGAGGTGCATTGAGTCCCCTGTGAGTCCCGAGGAAGAAGCTATTCACCACGGACATATGGAGAGTTCTCCTCTCGCTGCCGGGGAAGATGCTCCCTTCCGATGGGATCATGTGAGGGTCAAGCTGAAAAAAGAG ATAGTGACGCTAGGAATGCCTTCTGTATCACCAACTGAGAGAGTTGGTACCTATGTGAGCCCCGTGGAGTGGAATAACTTGATCAGCGATCCAGATACG GTGGTGATAGATGTACGCAATGATTATGAAACCAGAATAGGGAAGTTCAAGCGGGCAGTTGATCCCTGTACAACTGCATTCAGAGAGTTCCCTACGTGGGTGGATGACAGTTTCAAACTTAACGAACCAGATGATGCCGTAGGCCAAGCTGATTCAGAACAGACCATAGATGAGCAAACGGAGAAGAAGATGCCCCGGGTGGCTATGTACTGTACTGGTGGGATCCGGTGTGAGAAAGCCTCGAGCTTCCTCCTGAGCCGAGGATTCAAAGAG GTCTATCATCTACGAGGTGGAATCTTGAAATACCTCGAGGAAGTCCCCAAGGACAAGAGCCTGTGGGAAGGGGAATGTTTCGTGTTTGATAAACGAGTGTCTGTTGAGCACGGGCTGGTGCAGGGGACGTACAAACTCTGCTACGGATGCAAGAAACCGGTGAGTGATGCGGACATGGAAGCTCCGGAATGGGAGTACGGAGTCTGCTGCCCGTATTGCCACTCTTCTAAGTCGGAAGaggagaaggagagggggagGGCAAGGCAGAGGCAGTTCGAGAGGTTTGGCATCATTGGGGGCCCACACAAAGGCCGGAAACCGATCAAAACGGCTCAAACTCCTGAGAGTAAGAGCAACCAAATGTCGAGCTCAATATGA